A single Musa acuminata AAA Group cultivar baxijiao chromosome BXJ2-1, Cavendish_Baxijiao_AAA, whole genome shotgun sequence DNA region contains:
- the LOC103973615 gene encoding uncharacterized protein LOC103973615, which translates to MAAVMLSPKCLFVVCNVIVVFLIGESKLSRSYQSADIYEEYMKSKVKLERQAEDESKKGHVTDRALDEEDDSGGGEGEGMVAGYEDLDGEEEKDSSEIDKKATDFIARVNWQRRLEARSLLH; encoded by the coding sequence ATGGCGGCAGTCATGTTGAGTCCCAAATGCCTTTTCGTAGTGTGTAACGTCATTGTCGTCTTCCTCATCGGGGAGTCCAAGTTGTCGAGGTCCTACCAGTCAGCAGATATCTACGAGGAGTACATGAAGAGTAAGGTGAAACTCGAACGGCAGGCCGAGGACGAAAGCAAGAAGGGACATGTGACGGACAGGGCTTTGGATGAAGAAGATGAcagcggaggaggagaaggagaaggaatgGTGGCTGGGTACGAAGACCTggatggagaagaagagaaggactcAAGTGAGATAGACAAGAAAGCGACGGACTTCATAGCAAGGGTCAATTGGCAGAGGCGGCTTGAAGCAAGAAGTCTACTTCACTAA